The Plectropomus leopardus isolate mb chromosome 7, YSFRI_Pleo_2.0, whole genome shotgun sequence genome window below encodes:
- the preb gene encoding prolactin regulatory element-binding protein — protein sequence MGKRRVPDLYRAPFPLYSVKVDPQTGLVITAGGGGASKTGIKNAVHFLDLQLVGEHKYSASLLHAHDTDTRATMNMAVGDGVIAAGQDGTCCLMRFKHSTQKEGGKAAAKDGGSGVQQGNARRRAGKGEKGGQEEAAASGDTSAMKDETARISVSDLAKVQSDLNPEDPLQKVVRFSSDLSLLLTGGTDGHIRVWEFPSLKKKLDFKAHDGEIEDLDISPGNKHLVTVGRDFSCSMWSGSQLAMSLKWLETMPQIAEKTYRYMSCRFGKVEDQKDALRLYTVQIPHKRDRKPPPCYLTKWDGKSFLPMLTAPCGPEVISSLAVSDSGTFLGLGTVTGSVAIYIAFSLQKLYYVQESHGIVVTDLAFLPSSLKGRNIKGNNETAMLSVAVDSRIQVHAVHNRRSFPIWLVLFLCGLMVVGVVLLLQNLFPGFI from the exons ATGGGGAAGAGGAGGGTGCCAGATCTGTACAGAGCCCCCTTTCCCTTATACTCCGTTAAAGTGGACCCTCAAACAGGGCTGGTGAtcacagcaggaggagggggggcttCCAAGACAGGCATAAAGAATGCTGTG CACTTCCTGGATCTACAGCTGGTTGGAGAACACAAGTACAGTGCCAGTCTCCTTCACGCTCATGATACTGACACCCGGGCCACCATGAACATGGCTGTGGGGGATGGTGTGATTGCTGCGGGACAGGATGGGACCTGCTGTCTGATGAGGTttaaacacagcacacagaAAGAAGGCGGCAAAGCTGCTGCTAAAGATG GGGGAAGTGGCGTGCAGCAGGGTAACGCCAGGCGACGAGctggaaaaggagagaaaggtgGACAGGAAGAAGCTGCAGCATCTGGAGACACATCAGCTATGAAGGATGAGACGGCTCGTATCTCTGTGAGCGATTTGGCCAAAGTCCAGTCAGACTTGAACCCAGAGGACCCGCTTCAGAAGGTGGTCAGGTTCAGCTCTGATCTGAGCCTCCTGCTGACTGGAGGCACAGATGGACACATACGAGTCTGGGAG TTTCCTTCCCTAAAGAAGAAGTTGGACTTTAAAGCACATGACGGGGAGATTGAAGACCTGGATATAAGTCCAGGGAACAAG CACCTAGTGACAGTGGGCCGGGACTTCTCCTGCAGCATGTGGAGTGGCAGCCAGCTGGCTATGAGTCTTAAGTGGCTTGAAACCATGCCTCAGATAGCTGAGAAGACTTATCGATATATGTcttgcag GTTTGGAAAAGTAGAAGACCAAAAAGATGCCCTGAGGCTTTACACAGTCCAGATTCCTCATaaaagagatagaaaacctCCTCCTTGCTACCTCACCAAGTGGGACGGCAAGAGCTTCCTGCCCATGCTGACGGCTCCCTGTGGGCCTGAGGTCATCTCCAGCCTGGCAGTTAG TGACTCTGGAACATTTCTTGGCCTTGGGACTGTGACAGGATCAGTGGCCATCTACATCGCTTTCTCCCTACAG aagCTATATTATGTCCAGGAATCCCATGGCATCGTTGTGACAGACCTGGCTTTCCTGCCCAGCTCCCTGAAAGGCAGAAATATCAAAGGGAACAATGAAACAGCCATGCTGAGTGTCGCTGTGGACAGCCGCATTCAAGTACATGCTGTCCATAACCGAA